Proteins found in one Polyangia bacterium genomic segment:
- a CDS encoding FkbM family methyltransferase produces the protein MTDAQRAQLETALAQFRAQRFAEAEATCRALLAEDRDCGPAWQRLALTCDRLGRVADAIAAFEAAIRLLDDPGQAHHNLAVLLHQQGDGAGALIHYRRAIAAGCADPLLDSNLGCLLRDEGQMQAGADQLRRAVAANPDLAHPQSNLGVTLCLQGRVAEGLVHLRLATVLAPDWPVAFSNMLFCLNYADDLPPAGVASAHRLFGRRFALAATGAVAPIVDVNPDRPLRIGLLSPDFRQHSVAYFLEPLLAARDPARVAYFAYASWSHADAVTSRLRRLCDGWRAVDRLSDAEAAAAMRADRLDVLIDLAGHTAHNRLGVLALRPAPVQMTYLGYPNTTGLDAVDWRITDRWADPPGLTEALHSERLLRLTDGFLCYRPPTDGPPVSASPADASGKITFATFNQLAKLSPTTIALWGRVLAAVPGARLLIKGPAFADAATRAAFAEQLGSSALGGHDVQLLPPVSDERHHLAAYDQVDIALDPTPYGGTTTTCEALWMGVPVITLAGATHAARVGASLLSRLGLPDLVAATADEYVRIAATLAADSDRRRTLRAGLRALTTTALTDGPRFARGFESALRTAWEDGVQRQAAAAPALPPETTLLSMAGDVRIAVSTRADQITAYVVREQHDWFEEEIAFVRAAVNRAERAIDVGANHGVYALALARAVGADGKVWAFEPHPTAAARLRASIAANHFDQLQLIEAALSDHVGQGRLSSGPNSELAALGGGNDDGDFTVPLTTLDQAAHDQDLRDVAFMKIDAEGAEPAIIDGGRDFLQRESPLLMFEVRHGAGLHRPTIDAVARLNYDRFRLVPGLLLLAPAPDLELLDPFTLNLFACRPDRAQALAAAGWLVTRVQAVTPAPGGSWLGHLRPLAIARSIGIGWRGRQHDDEAAHFAALDHYALAQRPLDPPGARLAHLMKAIEHESEAVTARPSLPVLQTLARLAWEAGFRAVAVQTLNTLISRCLEGDSVEAAIPFLPACPRFDQVALAGDDLRSWILAAALEQRERLRAFSSFYTARDPATLQTLETIAHLGYQSPEMARRLALVRQRVG, from the coding sequence ATGACCGACGCCCAGCGTGCGCAGCTGGAAACCGCCCTGGCGCAGTTTCGCGCCCAGCGCTTCGCCGAGGCCGAAGCCACCTGTCGGGCTTTGCTGGCCGAGGATCGCGACTGCGGGCCGGCGTGGCAGCGACTGGCCCTGACCTGCGATCGCCTGGGCCGCGTCGCCGACGCCATCGCCGCTTTCGAAGCGGCCATCCGCTTGCTTGATGATCCCGGGCAAGCGCACCACAACCTGGCGGTGCTGCTCCACCAGCAAGGCGACGGCGCGGGGGCGTTGATTCATTACCGACGGGCGATCGCCGCCGGCTGCGCCGATCCGCTGCTGGACAGCAACCTCGGCTGTCTCTTGCGCGATGAAGGGCAGATGCAGGCCGGCGCCGATCAGCTGCGGCGAGCGGTGGCGGCCAATCCGGATTTGGCCCACCCCCAAAGTAATTTGGGTGTCACGTTGTGCTTGCAGGGACGGGTCGCCGAGGGCCTGGTGCATCTGCGCCTGGCCACGGTGCTGGCGCCCGACTGGCCGGTGGCCTTCAGCAATATGCTGTTCTGCCTGAACTATGCCGACGACCTGCCGCCGGCGGGGGTTGCTTCGGCGCATCGGCTTTTCGGGCGGCGCTTCGCCCTGGCGGCGACCGGTGCGGTGGCGCCGATCGTCGACGTCAATCCCGATCGTCCGTTGCGCATCGGTCTGCTGTCGCCGGATTTTCGCCAGCACTCGGTGGCGTATTTTTTGGAGCCGCTGCTGGCGGCGCGCGATCCGGCGCGGGTGGCCTACTTCGCCTACGCCAGCTGGTCGCACGCCGACGCCGTGACCTCCCGGCTGCGCCGTCTCTGCGACGGCTGGCGTGCCGTCGATCGTTTGTCGGATGCCGAAGCCGCCGCGGCCATGCGCGCCGACCGGCTGGACGTGCTGATCGATCTGGCGGGACACACCGCGCACAATCGCCTGGGCGTGCTGGCGCTGCGCCCGGCGCCGGTGCAGATGACTTACCTTGGTTATCCCAACACCACCGGGCTCGACGCTGTCGACTGGCGCATCACCGACCGGTGGGCCGACCCGCCCGGTCTGACCGAAGCGCTGCACAGCGAACGGCTGCTGCGCCTGACCGACGGTTTCCTCTGCTATCGCCCGCCCACCGATGGTCCGCCGGTCAGCGCGTCCCCGGCTGATGCCAGCGGAAAGATCACCTTCGCCACGTTCAACCAGCTGGCGAAGCTCTCGCCGACCACGATTGCGCTCTGGGGCCGGGTGCTGGCGGCGGTGCCGGGGGCGCGGCTTTTGATCAAAGGTCCAGCGTTCGCCGACGCCGCGACGCGCGCGGCTTTCGCTGAACAGCTGGGCTCTTCTGCGCTGGGCGGCCATGACGTCCAGCTGTTGCCACCCGTCAGCGACGAGCGCCACCATCTGGCGGCGTACGACCAGGTGGACATCGCGCTGGACCCCACCCCGTACGGCGGCACCACCACCACCTGCGAAGCGCTGTGGATGGGGGTCCCGGTGATCACGCTGGCCGGCGCCACCCACGCCGCGCGGGTCGGCGCCAGCCTGCTTTCGCGCCTGGGACTGCCGGACCTGGTGGCGGCGACCGCTGACGAATACGTGCGCATCGCCGCCACGCTGGCCGCCGACAGCGATCGGCGGCGCACGCTGCGCGCCGGACTGCGCGCCTTGACGACGACGGCCCTCACCGACGGGCCGCGCTTCGCGCGCGGATTTGAATCGGCGTTGCGGACGGCGTGGGAGGACGGCGTTCAACGGCAAGCTGCGGCGGCGCCAGCCTTGCCGCCGGAGACCACGCTATTGTCGATGGCTGGCGACGTGCGCATCGCTGTCAGTACCCGCGCCGATCAGATCACCGCCTACGTGGTGCGCGAGCAGCACGATTGGTTCGAAGAGGAGATCGCGTTCGTGCGCGCCGCTGTCAATCGCGCCGAGCGCGCCATCGACGTCGGCGCCAACCACGGTGTGTACGCGCTGGCGCTGGCCCGGGCGGTGGGGGCCGACGGAAAAGTCTGGGCGTTCGAACCGCACCCGACGGCCGCCGCTCGCCTGCGCGCCAGCATCGCCGCCAATCATTTTGACCAGCTTCAGTTGATCGAAGCCGCCCTTTCCGATCACGTCGGCCAGGGTCGGCTGTCGTCGGGGCCGAACAGCGAGCTGGCAGCGCTGGGCGGCGGCAACGACGACGGCGATTTCACCGTTCCGCTGACCACGCTGGATCAAGCGGCGCACGATCAAGACCTGCGCGACGTGGCCTTCATGAAGATCGACGCCGAAGGGGCCGAGCCGGCGATCATCGATGGCGGGCGAGACTTCCTGCAGCGGGAGTCGCCGCTGCTGATGTTCGAAGTGCGCCACGGCGCCGGCCTGCACCGGCCCACCATCGATGCTGTCGCCAGGCTGAACTACGATCGCTTTCGCCTGGTCCCGGGGCTATTGCTGCTGGCGCCGGCGCCTGATCTGGAGCTGCTGGATCCGTTCACCCTGAACTTGTTCGCCTGCCGCCCTGATCGCGCGCAGGCGCTGGCAGCCGCCGGCTGGCTGGTGACGCGCGTGCAAGCGGTGACGCCGGCGCCCGGTGGAAGCTGGCTTGGCCATCTGCGCCCGCTGGCCATCGCGCGTTCCATCGGCATCGGCTGGCGCGGCCGGCAGCACGACGACGAGGCGGCGCACTTCGCCGCCCTGGACCACTATGCGCTGGCGCAGCGACCGCTGGATCCTCCGGGCGCGCGGCTGGCGCATCTGATGAAGGCCATCGAACACGAGAGCGAAGCCGTGACGGCGCGCCCGTCGCTGCCCGTGCTGCAGACGCTGGCCCGGCTGGCGTGGGAAGCCGGGTTTCGCGCGGTGGCCGTGCAGACGCTGAACACGCTCATCTCGCGCTGCCTGGAAGGGGACAGCGTCGAAGCGGCGATTCCGTTCCTGCCGGCGTGCCCGCGCTTCGATCAGGTGGCGCTGGCCGGCGACGACTTGCGAAGCTGGATCCTGGCCGCGGCTCTCGAACAGCGCGAGCGGCTGCGCGCCTTCTCGTCTTTCTACACCGCGCGCGACCCGGCCACGTTGCAAACCCTGGAGACCATCGCTCACCTTGGCTATCAAAGCCCGGAGATGGCCCGCCGGCTGGCGCTGGTGCGGCAACGCGTCGGCTGA
- a CDS encoding neutral zinc metallopeptidase — protein sequence MQWEGERRSDNVEDRRGISLRGGAIGGGAVVLALVAALLGAPEDLIRTLLGGGGVSEVSDPRPRSPREEKRADFVRVILASTEDVWSAVLPASGPRYVPPKLVLFSDEVQSACGMNSAAVGPFYCPPDRKVYLDLSFFEELARRFGAPGDFAQAYVVAHEVGHHVQNLLGISERTQAERSRLSQAAGNHISVETELQADCLAGVWAFHANQTRHLLEPGDVEGGLRAAAAIGDDTLQKAARGQVVPETFTHGTSAQRTHWLQRGLKNGRVADCDTFAARAL from the coding sequence ATGCAGTGGGAAGGCGAACGCCGAAGCGACAACGTTGAAGACCGGCGCGGTATCTCCCTGCGCGGCGGCGCCATCGGCGGCGGCGCGGTGGTGCTGGCGTTGGTGGCGGCGCTGCTGGGCGCGCCAGAGGATTTGATCCGCACGTTGCTGGGCGGTGGTGGCGTCAGCGAGGTCAGCGATCCACGGCCGCGCAGCCCGCGGGAAGAAAAGCGCGCCGATTTCGTCCGCGTCATCCTCGCCAGCACCGAAGACGTGTGGTCGGCCGTGCTGCCCGCCAGCGGCCCGCGCTATGTGCCGCCCAAGCTGGTGCTGTTCTCCGACGAGGTTCAATCCGCCTGCGGGATGAACAGCGCCGCAGTGGGACCGTTCTATTGCCCGCCCGATCGCAAGGTGTATCTGGATCTCAGCTTCTTCGAAGAGCTGGCCCGACGTTTCGGCGCGCCCGGCGATTTTGCGCAGGCGTACGTGGTCGCACACGAGGTCGGCCACCACGTGCAAAATCTGCTGGGGATCTCCGAGCGCACCCAGGCCGAGCGATCGCGCCTGTCGCAAGCCGCCGGCAACCACATCTCCGTCGAGACCGAGCTGCAGGCCGATTGCCTGGCCGGCGTCTGGGCCTTTCACGCCAACCAGACCCGCCACCTGCTGGAGCCGGGCGACGTCGAAGGCGGACTGCGCGCGGCAGCGGCCATCGGCGACGACACCCTTCAGAAGGCGGCGCGCGGCCAGGTGGTCCCCGAGACCTTCACCCACGGCACCTCGGCGCAACGAACGCACTGGCTGCAGCGCGGCCTCAAGAACGGACGCGTCGCCGACTGCGACACGTTCGCCGCCCGCGCTCTTTAG
- a CDS encoding sigma-70 family RNA polymerase sigma factor yields MENLNEIEIEPETLTRTPHAREANSLRDLDELIGSAKRGDRHALERLMTHARPRLLAVALRMVRDRDEAEDVVQESLIKVCRHVTRFEGRSSFSTWLHRIVVNTALDRLRRAPGRRDRLADRDDPADEGTASAIDASDADDNDTPERQYLRAEAAAIVHCALARLSPTHRQALALRELDGESYQSIAEFVACPVGTIMSRLFHARRRLAEELAGGA; encoded by the coding sequence ATGGAAAACCTAAACGAAATCGAAATCGAGCCCGAAACACTGACCAGAACGCCCCACGCCCGCGAGGCGAATTCGCTGCGGGATCTCGATGAACTGATTGGCTCCGCAAAGCGCGGTGATCGTCACGCCTTGGAACGCCTGATGACTCACGCCCGTCCCCGCTTGCTGGCGGTTGCCTTGCGCATGGTGCGCGATCGCGACGAGGCCGAAGATGTGGTGCAGGAGTCACTGATCAAGGTGTGCCGCCACGTCACGCGGTTCGAAGGGCGGTCGTCGTTTTCCACCTGGCTTCATCGCATCGTGGTCAACACGGCGCTTGATCGCCTGCGCCGCGCGCCCGGCCGCCGCGACCGCCTGGCCGATCGCGACGACCCCGCCGACGAAGGGACCGCCTCTGCCATCGACGCCAGCGACGCCGACGACAACGACACGCCCGAGCGGCAGTATCTGCGCGCCGAGGCGGCGGCCATCGTTCACTGCGCGTTGGCGCGTCTGTCGCCGACGCACCGGCAGGCGCTGGCGCTCCGGGAGCTCGACGGCGAATCGTATCAATCGATCGCCGAGTTCGTGGCGTGCCCGGTGGGCACGATCATGTCGCGGCTGTTTCACGCCCGTCGGCGGCTGGCGGAGGAGCTGGCGGGCGGCGCCTGA
- the hflX gene encoding GTPase HflX: protein MIDDFESARRAVLLAVQLPEVTDADFEDALGELGRLARTLGLGVVASVSQKRGSFHSATYVGAGKMEDLKLAIAESGADVVLVDHEISPSQARNLEKATELPVMDRTGVILEIFHRHARSRAARAQVEIVRLQYMAPRMRELGAGRDRQRGGIGGKGAGESTMELDRRKIRDRVAELTDELSHLETEARTQRARRKDLNRVALVGYTNAGKSTLMRALTGSDVYIADKLFATLDTTVRSLEPPTFPPVLLSDTVGFIDNLPHDLVASFKSTLDEALEASLLLHVVDASDRGWRRQLAVTREVLTEIGAGDLPHLLLFNKMDRVGDAVAQAALAQVVLSQWPDAIMMSARSPDDVAFLRQRLASAFRQNLIEDEILVPYSRQQLRAVLFAECEVLNERYVDDGVVFRVRATAAALEKLRVASAPTVD, encoded by the coding sequence TTGATCGACGATTTTGAATCCGCCCGCCGGGCCGTGCTGCTGGCGGTGCAACTGCCCGAGGTGACCGACGCCGACTTTGAAGACGCGCTGGGCGAGCTCGGCCGTCTGGCGCGGACGCTGGGCCTTGGCGTGGTGGCGTCGGTGAGCCAGAAGCGCGGGTCGTTTCATTCGGCCACCTACGTCGGCGCCGGCAAGATGGAAGACCTGAAGCTGGCCATCGCCGAAAGCGGCGCCGACGTGGTTTTGGTCGATCACGAGATCTCGCCGTCGCAGGCGCGCAATCTGGAGAAGGCCACCGAGCTTCCGGTGATGGATCGCACCGGCGTCATCCTGGAGATCTTTCACCGCCACGCCCGGTCGCGCGCGGCCCGGGCGCAGGTGGAGATCGTGCGCCTTCAATACATGGCCCCGCGCATGCGCGAGCTGGGCGCGGGCCGCGATCGCCAGCGCGGCGGCATCGGCGGCAAGGGCGCCGGCGAATCCACGATGGAGCTGGACCGCCGCAAGATCCGGGACCGCGTCGCCGAGCTGACCGACGAGCTTTCTCATCTCGAGACCGAGGCGCGCACGCAGCGCGCCCGCCGCAAGGATCTGAACCGGGTGGCCCTGGTCGGGTATACCAACGCCGGCAAATCGACCTTGATGCGCGCGCTGACCGGCAGCGACGTTTACATCGCCGACAAGCTGTTCGCCACGCTGGACACCACTGTCAGGTCGTTGGAGCCGCCGACGTTCCCGCCCGTGCTGCTCTCCGACACCGTCGGCTTCATCGACAACCTGCCGCACGATCTGGTGGCCAGCTTCAAAAGCACTTTGGACGAAGCGCTGGAGGCGTCGTTGCTTCTGCACGTGGTGGACGCTTCGGATCGCGGCTGGCGCCGGCAGCTGGCCGTCACGCGCGAGGTGCTGACCGAGATCGGGGCCGGCGATCTGCCGCACCTGTTGCTTTTCAACAAGATGGATCGGGTGGGTGACGCGGTCGCGCAGGCCGCCTTGGCCCAGGTGGTCCTGTCGCAGTGGCCGGACGCCATCATGATGTCCGCGCGTAGCCCCGACGACGTGGCCTTTTTGCGCCAGCGCCTGGCCTCGGCCTTTCGCCAGAATTTGATCGAGGACGAGATCCTGGTGCCGTACAGCCGCCAGCAGCTGCGCGCCGTCCTGTTCGCCGAGTGCGAGGTCCTGAACGAACGCTACGTCGACGACGGCGTGGTCTTCCGCGTGCGCGCCACGGCGGCGGCACTGGAAAAGCTGCGCGTGGCCAGCGCGCCGACCGTCGATTGA
- a CDS encoding metallophosphoesterase, with product MNGARGRRTFWISALLAASCGLGAGRGPSCLGPRKKATPALNQVAAPSCPAETFAATQAAGVTRFAVIGDYGSGGPAELAVAALVKGWRPAFVITTGDNNYPRGEAETIDANIGAAYHEFIAPYFGHFGCGGDRNRFFPSLGNHDWQSDGAQPYLDYFTLPGNERYYDVVWGDVHLFALDSDPREPDGIDAGSIQAIWLRRALAGSTARWNVVYMHHPPYSSGPHGSSQTARWPYKDWGASLVLAGHDHIYERLTVDGLPYVVNGLGGASFYPLGTPLPESQRRFTGAAGALLIDADATALHARFVAADGRAVDEWTQPGR from the coding sequence ATGAACGGAGCGCGCGGAAGGAGGACGTTCTGGATCAGCGCGCTGCTGGCGGCGTCGTGCGGCCTGGGCGCCGGCCGCGGGCCAAGCTGTCTCGGCCCGCGAAAAAAGGCCACCCCCGCGCTCAATCAAGTGGCCGCGCCGTCTTGCCCGGCCGAGACCTTCGCCGCCACCCAGGCAGCAGGCGTGACCCGCTTCGCCGTCATCGGCGACTACGGAAGCGGCGGCCCGGCCGAGCTGGCCGTGGCCGCCCTGGTGAAAGGCTGGCGTCCCGCCTTCGTCATCACCACCGGCGACAACAACTATCCCCGTGGCGAGGCCGAGACCATCGACGCCAACATCGGCGCCGCCTACCACGAATTCATCGCGCCCTACTTTGGTCATTTCGGTTGCGGCGGCGATCGCAACCGGTTCTTCCCTTCGCTGGGCAACCACGACTGGCAGAGCGACGGCGCGCAGCCCTATCTCGACTATTTCACTTTGCCGGGCAATGAACGCTATTACGACGTGGTCTGGGGCGACGTGCACCTCTTCGCCCTGGACAGCGATCCGCGAGAACCGGACGGCATCGACGCTGGATCAATCCAGGCGATCTGGCTGCGGCGGGCGCTGGCTGGGTCGACCGCCCGCTGGAACGTGGTGTACATGCACCACCCGCCGTATTCGTCGGGGCCACATGGATCGTCTCAAACGGCGCGCTGGCCGTACAAAGACTGGGGCGCTAGCCTGGTGCTGGCCGGCCACGATCACATTTACGAACGCCTCACCGTCGACGGTCTGCCTTATGTCGTCAACGGGCTCGGCGGCGCCTCGTTCTACCCCCTCGGCACGCCGCTGCCGGAAAGCCAGAGGCGTTTCACCGGCGCTGCCGGCGCGTTGTTGATCGACGCCGACGCCACCGCCCTGCACGCTCGCTTCGTCGCCGCCGACGGCCGCGCCGTCGACGAGTGGACGCAACCTGGGCGCTGA
- a CDS encoding serine/threonine-protein kinase — MSSSSTHAGASRKIIAVLMILGGAGIAAFAMRGDARRSEEAESIRVETAAAKEALSQRLITERRTMEARTLDAAATKPLNAALENHVDGPTLMDLFDNEDWWRPYREQYAATRVIVGDFLFAAQGKLDLGVNDKPVVKEARQNKVASAAVNIGGTLYLIGAAKMPSLGNKEPVLVLARKSPVDPAAPIATRAPSEPARQPIEGMMFWGGAAALAVVGLLLLVTGGRRGGQPPVAGAVPHEDTLKFGGTPGRPQMRVESKVLNVASPVGTTASGAAAPAVGLATGAGSLPSVPMTMRGSRPLSDVAPGTLFGRYKLLDRLGEGGMSEIFTAVAYGVEGFSRTFVLKRLRPELARDKEAVAQFIDEARMQASLVHSNIVPVFDFGMVGDEYFMTQEYIVGRDVVRLMTRYYEKTKRALDHRLAYYIAHETLQALTYAHNKRERDGSPMGIVHRDVSAANVMVSLQGEVKLFDFGIVKSNRRVTKTQVGMVKGNANFMSPEQARGHTVDGRSDLFSLALVLYYTLTNELFYDGDNDLEVLYQAATGPTAEGYRKIRALPEPAAQILEKALAIDPAQRFQTADEFGAMLAAHIGGGKADAGNLMQLLFGEELGREAA; from the coding sequence ATGTCCAGTTCCAGCACGCACGCGGGAGCGTCCCGGAAGATCATCGCCGTTCTGATGATCCTGGGCGGCGCGGGCATCGCAGCCTTCGCGATGCGCGGAGACGCGCGGCGCAGCGAAGAGGCGGAATCCATCCGGGTCGAGACCGCGGCGGCCAAAGAAGCCCTGTCGCAGCGATTGATCACCGAGCGCCGGACGATGGAGGCGCGAACCCTGGACGCCGCGGCGACCAAGCCCCTGAACGCCGCGCTGGAGAATCACGTCGATGGACCGACGCTGATGGACCTGTTCGACAACGAAGACTGGTGGCGCCCGTACCGGGAGCAATACGCGGCGACGCGGGTGATCGTCGGAGATTTTCTGTTCGCCGCGCAGGGCAAGCTGGACCTGGGCGTCAACGACAAGCCGGTGGTGAAAGAGGCGCGGCAGAACAAGGTGGCCTCCGCGGCGGTGAACATCGGTGGCACGTTGTATCTGATCGGCGCGGCCAAGATGCCGTCGCTGGGCAACAAAGAGCCGGTGCTGGTGCTGGCCCGCAAAAGCCCGGTGGATCCGGCGGCACCGATCGCCACCCGAGCGCCGTCCGAACCAGCGCGACAGCCGATCGAGGGAATGATGTTCTGGGGCGGGGCGGCGGCGCTGGCGGTGGTCGGGTTGCTGCTGCTGGTGACGGGCGGCCGTCGGGGCGGTCAGCCGCCGGTGGCCGGCGCGGTTCCGCACGAGGACACGCTGAAGTTCGGCGGCACGCCCGGGCGGCCGCAGATGCGCGTCGAATCGAAGGTGCTCAATGTGGCGTCGCCGGTCGGAACCACGGCGTCGGGGGCGGCGGCGCCAGCGGTCGGCCTGGCCACTGGGGCGGGCAGCTTGCCGTCGGTGCCGATGACCATGCGCGGTTCGCGGCCGCTCAGCGACGTGGCGCCGGGGACATTGTTCGGGCGCTACAAGCTGCTCGATCGGTTGGGTGAAGGCGGCATGTCGGAGATCTTCACCGCCGTCGCTTACGGCGTGGAAGGGTTCTCACGTACGTTCGTCTTGAAGCGCCTCCGTCCCGAACTGGCGCGCGACAAGGAAGCCGTCGCCCAGTTCATCGACGAGGCGCGCATGCAGGCCAGCCTGGTGCATTCGAACATCGTGCCGGTGTTCGACTTTGGCATGGTGGGCGACGAGTACTTCATGACCCAGGAGTACATCGTCGGGCGCGACGTGGTCCGGCTGATGACCCGCTATTACGAAAAGACCAAGCGGGCCCTTGATCACCGGCTGGCCTATTACATCGCCCACGAGACGCTGCAGGCGCTGACGTACGCGCACAACAAGCGCGAGCGGGATGGATCGCCGATGGGCATCGTCCACCGCGACGTCTCGGCGGCCAACGTGATGGTGTCGTTGCAGGGCGAGGTCAAGCTGTTCGATTTTGGCATCGTGAAATCGAACCGCCGGGTGACGAAGACCCAGGTGGGCATGGTGAAGGGCAACGCGAACTTCATGTCTCCCGAGCAGGCGCGCGGCCACACCGTCGACGGCCGCAGCGATCTGTTCTCGCTGGCGCTGGTGCTTTACTACACGCTGACCAACGAGCTGTTCTACGACGGCGACAATGATCTGGAGGTGCTGTATCAGGCGGCCACCGGACCGACGGCGGAGGGGTACAGGAAAATTCGGGCCCTGCCCGAACCCGCCGCGCAGATCCTGGAGAAGGCGCTGGCCATTGATCCGGCCCAGCGCTTTCAGACCGCCGACGAGTTCGGGGCGATGCTGGCCGCTCACATCGGCGGCGGCAAGGCCGACGCCGGTAACCTGATGCAGCTTCTGTTCGGCGAAGAGCTGGGGCGCGAAGCCGCCTGA
- a CDS encoding cytochrome c peroxidase, translating to MTAAGGRAGRLLGVMVTLLPLGMASCGSAADKVFCGSSADCDWSPEEWTKIAALANLPAPLVDSSNSFVAVPAAQTLGQKFFFDARFSGMATQVDNLKRPVLAAFARAPKGTPVLVSCASCHDPNRAGIDDVSPGGVSIGAGEFDVNAQPTTNSAYYTLLFWNGRSDSLWAQAVAANEGAVSMNSTRLHDAWVINDFYRTDYGATFPTYPLPLTGKSTDLLALLEADGARAGQCKLNATNACPTDQGCREVKDATSAVTGCWPRFPLNGKPGSKAGCQPGDATEPFGDAWDCMAKDDQDQVNRVFVNFGKAIAAYETELVSNDSAFDQFISGGPDNAVISSSAQRGARLFVGKAACSECHNTPLFSDNQFHNVGAPQTGHGVPTEADCPSGGVCDCVGTPASTAPDGSMVAAKPAKNCLPWGARDGLSKLRANTFLRGSTWSDNPSDGSRQPFLSDDTYPLDSVPKGAWRTPTLRDIALTGPYMHDGVYKSLADVIAHYNSGGDTNGEGVPAPQLRPLFLSDDEQADLVEFLKTLTGAPLPVELRTAPVLP from the coding sequence ATGACCGCGGCCGGTGGCCGGGCAGGACGGCTGCTGGGCGTGATGGTGACGCTGCTGCCGCTCGGAATGGCTTCGTGCGGCAGCGCTGCCGACAAAGTTTTTTGCGGCTCGTCCGCCGATTGCGACTGGAGCCCGGAAGAGTGGACCAAGATCGCGGCGCTGGCCAATCTGCCGGCTCCTCTGGTCGATTCATCAAACAGTTTTGTGGCTGTTCCCGCTGCACAGACGTTGGGACAAAAATTCTTCTTTGACGCTCGATTTTCCGGAATGGCCACCCAGGTCGACAATCTGAAGCGTCCGGTCTTGGCCGCGTTCGCGCGCGCGCCAAAGGGCACGCCGGTGTTGGTCTCCTGCGCCAGCTGTCACGATCCCAACCGGGCCGGCATTGACGACGTTTCGCCGGGCGGCGTTTCCATCGGGGCCGGCGAATTCGACGTCAATGCGCAGCCCACCACCAATTCGGCCTATTACACCCTGCTGTTCTGGAACGGCCGTTCGGATTCATTGTGGGCGCAAGCGGTGGCCGCCAATGAAGGCGCGGTCTCGATGAACAGCACGCGGTTGCACGACGCCTGGGTGATCAACGACTTTTATCGCACTGATTACGGGGCCACTTTCCCCACCTATCCATTACCCCTGACCGGCAAGTCGACTGATCTGCTGGCCTTGCTGGAGGCTGACGGCGCGCGCGCCGGCCAGTGCAAGTTGAATGCGACCAACGCCTGCCCTACGGATCAAGGTTGCCGCGAGGTCAAAGACGCCACCTCCGCTGTGACCGGTTGCTGGCCGCGTTTCCCCCTGAACGGCAAGCCGGGCAGCAAGGCCGGCTGTCAGCCGGGCGACGCGACCGAACCTTTCGGCGACGCCTGGGACTGCATGGCGAAGGACGATCAGGACCAGGTGAACCGGGTGTTCGTGAACTTCGGCAAGGCCATCGCCGCCTACGAGACCGAGTTGGTCAGCAACGATTCGGCCTTCGATCAATTCATCAGCGGCGGTCCCGACAACGCCGTCATTTCTTCCAGCGCCCAGCGCGGCGCTCGCCTGTTCGTCGGCAAGGCCGCCTGCAGCGAGTGCCACAACACGCCGCTTTTCTCGGACAACCAGTTCCACAACGTGGGCGCTCCCCAGACCGGGCACGGCGTTCCGACGGAAGCCGACTGTCCGTCGGGCGGGGTCTGCGATTGCGTGGGCACGCCTGCCTCGACGGCGCCCGATGGATCGATGGTGGCGGCCAAGCCGGCCAAGAACTGTCTGCCCTGGGGGGCGCGGGACGGTCTATCCAAGCTGCGGGCCAACACCTTCCTGCGCGGCAGCACCTGGAGCGACAACCCCAGCGACGGTTCACGGCAACCATTCTTGTCCGACGACACGTACCCGCTGGACAGCGTCCCCAAGGGCGCGTGGCGCACGCCCACGCTGCGCGACATCGCCCTGACCGGGCCGTACATGCATGACGGCGTCTACAAATCGCTGGCCGATGTGATCGCGCACTACAACAGCGGGGGTGACACCAACGGTGAAGGTGTCCCGGCACCGCAGCTGCGGCCCCTGTTTCTCAGCGACGATGAACAGGCAGATCTGGTCGAGTTCTTGAAGACGCTGACGGGCGCGCCCTTGCCGGTCGAGCTGCGAACCGCGCCGGTGCTGCCATGA